From the Lathyrus oleraceus cultivar Zhongwan6 chromosome 4, CAAS_Psat_ZW6_1.0, whole genome shotgun sequence genome, one window contains:
- the LOC127137165 gene encoding uncharacterized protein LOC127137165, translated as MAGEQHSDHSRPLVNYNMDDGPPSHEADVRDGHPSTPSPEPQNNGDASHAHNLGAETFHPIPVPVEGDAVMIAMVNALNQAGSMLHQQHERIMALEAERQEARPQPVSRIQQRSEPTKKRGRRSPEPHANRARAHRDGGRARTSPRRGHSPDNNELSPLRSDEEDLHCPLSRAIMEAPLPKGMEKPPNLAVYDGTTDPDDHVDNVNAMLDYRNDITGHLKCRLFSTTLRKGAMAWYKSLAPESITSWRVMRSMFTRHFTASRRHPKTEATLEAIVQKKNETLRSYIERFNQEAVEVDTTEHMKKYLLERGLLPGSELSRAVGIEPPRTLNELLHKAQAYIRYEEKQVAHNARSGRNAGETEHSKREDTSISRRNGDRRREERPRELREGRGPAGRYSEYTLLTAPRERILAECINSEFKQGRVRFPKPSAPKPHTDKSKYCRFHRSHGHVTEDCVHLKDAIEILIQEGHLKQYTRKNEAPRHDEPEKKRPRENTPPDNSPYQVALCVSRPEDFFPPEPLPEGKITALSPWEDFPTTLVISGGGTNGESAALSVKRKFDELLLTAPEQKATLTKYRGKSNPISFFLEELPGGSPNSAIPLLIRAKMARFDVRRILVDEGSSVDIMYVHLFKTLKLDKTNLAPYVGSDLQGFNGATTRPWGYVELLVTFGEQETAREVKIQFLVVDCPSLYNCIFGRPTLAELTAVPSTVHLKMKYYTKLGRVVTIHGDIEAARRCYDAAVKGQAVVSTKSNCNNKKLKTEDPARGVNAIDLDCRVGLDETEEGRFPKERSLEHPVRPIPDGEFELIPLGDDPERTVKIGKGLPEETREELVACLKEKSDLFAWNAAEMPGLDPEIACHKLAVDRAAKPIAQRRRKQSPEKAEAAERAVKDLLEANFNSEAQYTTWLSNVVLVKKNNGKWRMCVDYTDLNRACPKDAFPLPNIDSLVDNSAGFKLLSFMDAYSGYNQIPMSPADKKHTAFMTPTGNYYYNVMPFGLKNAGATYQRMMNKVFKDEIGDMLEVYMDDMIVKSHEEITHARHLTKVFEQARQCKMRFNPEKCTFGVRAGKFLGFYLTERGIEANPDKCRAFSEFPTPKTKKSIPSLNGVLASLSRFIAKSAQHALPFFRLLRKEATFDWTDECEQALLHLKKVLSQPPVLSRPSEKETLYLYLSVATEAVSAVLIRETDEGQKPIYFTSKALQGPELRYQQIEKVALALINAARRLRYYFLAHTIKVRTDQPIKQLLGRPDMAGRMLKWSLELSEFDIQYESRKALKAQALADFVAEMTHCPTPAESAHKWTIFVDGASSTSGSGAGIILENEEGILIEVSLALAFPTSNNQAEYEAFLAGLRLAEDLGAKEVKYPPTPSSWPHKCEENTKPRTTTSSGTCPSSKKNLIDLKNGKFNTYPASTTLEQTFSRN; from the coding sequence ATGGCCGGAGAACAACATAGCGATCACAGCCGTCCCCTCGTCAACTACAACATGGACGACGGCCCGCCATCCCATGAAGCGGACGTTCGGGACGGTCATCCATCCACCCCGTCTCCAGAGCCCCAAAACAACGGAGATGCCTCTCACGCCCACAATTTAGGGGCAGAGACATTTCATCCCATTCCCGTTCCCGTTGAAGGAGACGCCGTAATGATTGCCATGGTGAATGCCCTCAATCAAGCCGGTTCTATGCTCCACCAGCAGCACGAACGAATCATGGCCCTCGAAGCCGAACGACAAGAGGCCCGGCCCCAGCCGGTGAGTAGGATACAACAACGTTCGGAGCCAACGAAGAAGCGAGGACGTCGCTCTCCCGAACCCCACGCCAACAGGGCACGCGCCCATCGTGACGGTGGTCGAGCGAGAACATCACCAAGGCGCGGGCACAGCCCCGACAACAACGAACTGTCTCCCTTAAGGAGCGACGAGGAAGATTTGCATTGCCCCCTATCTCGGGCAATAATGGAAGCCCCGCTCCCCAAAGGCATGGAGAAACCGCCAAACCTAGCTGTGTACGACGGGACTACAGATCCCGACGATCACGTCGACAACGTCAACGCGATGCTCGACTACCGCAATGATATAACCGGGCACCTCAAATGCCGACTGTTCTCAACGACCCTCAGGAAAGGGGCCATGGCCTGGTACAAAAGCTTGGCCCCTGAGTCCATCACGTCATGGAGAGTCATGAGGTCCATGTTCACCCGGCACTTTACAGCTTCCCGTCGTCACCCCAAGACTGAGGCGACCCTTGAAGCCATAGtgcagaagaagaatgaaacACTGCGCTCATACATCGAGCGATTCAACCAGGAAGCTGTCGAGGTAGATACCACCGAGCACATGAAGAAGTATCTCCTCGAGAGAGGTCTCTTACCCGGCAGTGAACTTAGCAGAGCCGTAGGGATCGAGCCTCCCCGCACCTTAAACGAGCTCCTGCATAAAGCCCAGGCCTACATCAGATACGAGGAAAAGCAGGTGGCACACAATGCCCGCAGCGGACGTAACGCTGGGGAGACCGAGCACTCAAAACGCGAGGACACGAGCATTTCCCGTCGCAACGGAGACAGACGAAGAGAAGAAAGACCTCGCGAGCTCCGGGAAGGAAGAGGCCCCGCGGGCAGATATAGCGAGTACACCTTACTGACAGCTCCTCGAGAGCGTATCCTCGCAGAATGTATCAACTCTGAATTTAAGCAGGGCAGGGTCAGGTTCCCAAAACCGTCTGCACCAAAGCCCCACACCGACAAATCAAAGTACTGCCGGTTCCACAGAAGTCACGGGCACGTGACCGAAGACTGCGTCCACCTGAAAGATGCGATTGAAATTTTAATCCAAGAAGGGCACCTGAAGCAGTACACGAGGAAGAACGAAGCTCCCAGACACGACGAGCCAGAGAAGAAGAGACCCCGGGAAAACACACCCCCCGACAACTCTCCCTATCAAGTGGCCCTCTGCGTGTCACGACCGGAAGATTTCTTCCCCCCCGAACCATTGCCCGAGGGCAAGATCACTGCACTCAGCCCCTGGGAAGACTTCCCTACCACACTGGTGATATCAGGAGGAGGAACTAACGGGGAATCCGCGGCCCTCTCCGTCAAACGCAAGTTCGACGAACTCCTACTGACTGCCCCCGAGCAGAAAGCGACATTGACAAAATACCGGGGAAAATCCAACCCAATATCCTTCTTCCTGGAGGAACTCCCGGGCGGATCCCCGAACTCGGCCATCCCACTATTGATTAGAGCAAAGATGGCCCGATTCGACGTACGACGCATCCTGGTCGACGAAGGCAGCTCAGTGGATATCATGTACGTCCACCTCTTCAAGACTCTGAAGCTAGACAAGACCAACTTAGCCCCCTACGTCGGATCAGATCTCCAAGGATTCAACGGAGCAACAACCAGACCGTGGGGATATGTTGAGCTCCTCGTCACTTTCGGCGAACAAGAAACGGCCAGGGAAGTCAAAATCCAATTCCTGGTCGTAGACTGTCCGTCTCTCTACAATTGCATCTTTGGACGCCCGACACTGGCCGAACTCACTGCGGTCCCATCCACCGTCCACCTGAAGATGAAATACTACACCAAATTGGGACGTGTGGTCACCATCCATGGTGACATCGAAGCAGCCCGGCGATGCTACGACGCCGCAGTAAAAGGACAGGCCGTAGTCAGCACGAAGAGCAACTGCAACAACAAAAAACTCAAGACCGAGGATCCCGCCCGAGGAGTCAACGCCATCGACCTCGACTGTCGCGTCGGGCTGGACGAGACCGAAGAGGGGAGGTTCCCCAAGGAACGCTCTCTCGAACACCCGGTCCGACCAATCCCCGACGGGGAGTTCGAACTCATTCCTCTTGGGGACGATCCGGAAAGGACGGTGAAGATAGGTAAGGGACTACCCGAGGAAACAAGAGAAGAGCTAGTAGCATGCCTCAAAGAGAAATCCGACCTCTTCGCGTGGAATGCCGCAGAAATGCCCGGGCTGGACCCCGAGATCGCGTGTCATAAGCTAGCTGTAGACCGGGCAGCCAAGCCCATAGCACAGCGTAGACGCAAGCAATCGCCCGAAAAGGCAGAGGCTGCCGAGCGAGCTGTAAAAGACCTCTTAGAGGCAAATTTTAATTCTGAAGCCCAGTACACAACCTGGCTCTCTAATGTAGTCCTCgttaagaaaaataatggaaaatggcgtatgtgtgttgattatactgATCTTAATAGGGCTTGCCCGAAAGATGCTTTCCCCCTCCCTAATATAGACTCGCTCGTTGACAACTCTGCAGGTTTTAAACTCTTGTCCTTCATGGACGCATATAGTGGATACAACCAGATCCCTATGTCGCCCGCAGACAAGAAACACACAGCGTTCATGACCCCAACGGGCAACTACTATTACAACGTGATGCCGTTCGGGCTCAAGAACGCTGGCGCTACATACCAACGCATGATGAACAAAGTCTTCAAGGACGAAATAGGGGACATGCTCGAAGTATACATGGACGACATGATCGTCAAATCACACGAGGAAATAACCCATGCTCGACACCTTACGAAGGTATTCGAACAGGCGAGACAGTGTAAAATGAGGTTCAACCCCGAGAAATGCACGTTCGGAGTCCGGGCAGGCAAGTTCCTCGGTTTCTATCTCACCGAAAGAGGGATCGAGGCCAACCCCGACAAATGTCGGGCATTCTCGGAGTTTCCGACCCCGAAAACCAAAAAATCGATCCCGTCACTCAATGGAGTGCTCGCCTCACTCTCCCGTTTCATCGCCAAGTCCGCCCAGCACGCATTGCCATTCTTCAGACTCCTTCGCAAAGAGGCTACCTTCGACTGGACCGACGAATGCGAGCAAGCGCTACTCCATCTAAAGAAGGTTCTGTCCCAACCCCCGGTCTTGTCACGGCCATCAGAAAAGGAAACCCTATACTTATACCTATCCGTGGCGACCGAGGCCGTCAGCGCCGTTCTAATAAGAGAAACCGACGAAGGACAAAAGCCCATCTATTTTACGAGTAAAGCACTCCAAGGTCCCGAGCTCCGATATCAGCAAATCGAAAAGGTCGCCCTGGCCCTCATCAACGCAGCGAGGAGACTACGATATTATTTCCTCGCACACACGATAAAGGTGAGGACCGATCAGCCAATCAAACAGCTGCTCGGGCGCCCGGATATGGCCGGGAGGATGCTCAAGTGGTCACTAGAACTCTCCGAATTCGACATACAATACGAAAGTAGGAAAGCCTTGAAAGCTCAGGCGCTGGCCGACTTCGTCGCGGAAATGACCCACTGCCCGACTCCAGCAGAAAGCGCCCACAAATGGACGATCTTCGTCGATGGCGCCTCTAGCACATCAGGCAGCGGGGCCGGGATCATCCTCGAAAATGAAGAAGGGATCCTGATAGAGGTATCGTTAGCGCTAGCGTTCCCAACATCAAACAAccaagccgaatacgaagccttCCTCGCAGGCCTGAGGTTAGCCGAGGACCTGGGAGCAAAAGAGGTAAAATATCCACCGACTCCCAGCTCGTGGCCTCACAAGTGCGAGGAGAATACCAAACCAAGAACGACAACCTCCTCGGGTACTTGTCCCTCGTCAAAGAAAAACTTGATAGATTTGAAAAATGGGAAGTTCAACACATACCCCGCGAGCACAACACTCGAGCAGACGTTCTCTCGAAACTAG